The Globicephala melas chromosome X, mGloMel1.2, whole genome shotgun sequence genome window below encodes:
- the CA5B gene encoding LOW QUALITY PROTEIN: carbonic anhydrase 5B, mitochondrial (The sequence of the model RefSeq protein was modified relative to this genomic sequence to represent the inferred CDS: substituted 2 bases at 2 genomic stop codons): MVMMSRLRVILQASPCKAQWRRFQIPRSMLARPCSLYTCTXKTRNRALHPLWESVDLVPGGERQSPINVRWRDSVYDPGLELLTVSYDPTTCLRVWNNGYSFLVELEDSADNSGKYHKEQQKLVDTTASITHXDMLVEFGSFDPSCLMPTCPDYWTYSGSLTIPPLSESVTWIIKKQPIEVDRDQLEQFRTLLFTSEGEKEKRMVDNFRPLQPLMNCTVRSSFPHDYVLNIQAKPKSSTSQVTPLDAII, encoded by the exons ATGGTGATGATGAGTCGCCTGAGGGTCATTCTTCAAGCCTCTCCATGCAAGGCACAGTGGAGAAGGTTCCAGATTCCGAGGTCCATGCTAGCAAGGCCCTGCAGCCTCTACACCTGTACTTAAAAAACCCGGAACCGAGCCT TGCACCCTCTCTGGGAGAGCGTGGACCTGGTCCCGGGGGGTGAGCGCCAGTCGCCCATCAACGTCCGGTGGAGGGACAGTGTCTACGATCCTGGCTTAGAACTGCTCACCGTCTCTTACGACCCGACCACCTGCCTCCGCGTCTGGAATAACGGGTACTCTTTCCTCGTGGAACTTGAAGACTCTGCAGATAACTCAG GCAAATATCATAAAGAGCAACAGAAACTGGTGGATACTACGGCTTCAATTACGCATTAG GACATGCTTGTGGAATTTGGGTCATTCGACCCTTCCTGTCTGATGCCTACCTGCCCAGATTACTGGACCTACTCAGGGTCCCTGACTATCCCGCCACTCTCTGAGTCTGTCACTTGGATCATTAAGAAGCAGCCCATAGAGGTTGATCGTGATCAG CTTGAGCAATTTCGGACCCTGCTCTTCACTTCtgagggggagaaagagaaaagaatggtggACAACTTCCGCCCCCTTCAGCCCCTAATGAACTGCACTGTCCGCTCATCCTTCCCTCACGACTATGTGCTGAACATACAAGCAAAACCCAAGTCGTCTACCAGCCAAGTGACCCCCTTAGACGCCATTATCTAG